A stretch of the Porifericola rhodea genome encodes the following:
- a CDS encoding DUF1987 domain-containing protein, producing the protein MNSLYLSKTARTPEIKLDPKQGVFEINGRSIPENSVDFYASVMQWMDAYRQEPNSRTNFLVKLEYFNTSSSKCLIDILRKLEKIYTDGNDVTLEWHYDVEDDDMRESGEDFKEILKLPVKMVPFKDDE; encoded by the coding sequence ATGAACAGTTTATATCTAAGCAAAACCGCCCGTACACCGGAAATAAAGCTTGATCCAAAGCAGGGAGTATTTGAAATAAATGGTAGATCAATTCCTGAAAACTCAGTGGATTTTTATGCTTCAGTGATGCAGTGGATGGATGCCTATCGTCAGGAGCCAAACTCACGTACTAATTTTCTTGTAAAACTTGAATATTTTAATACGAGTTCCTCTAAGTGTTTAATAGACATTTTAAGAAAACTGGAAAAAATCTATACCGACGGTAATGATGTAACACTGGAGTGGCATTACGATGTAGAGGATGATGATATGCGAGAGTCTGGTGAAGACTTTAAAGAAATTCTTAAGCTGCCCGTTAAAATGGTTCCATTTAAAGATGACGAATAA
- a CDS encoding alpha/beta hydrolase: MPFSLKHIKKEPGQKSEGKPPMLIMLHGLGSNEQDLFSFAPLLDPKFLIVSVQAPISYGFGGYAWFNIDLTSGIPSANIQQVMHARRLLNSFINEAIDTYDPDLDHIYLCGFSQGAIMSYASAFSELSQIRGIVAMSGYILRELTPQVSFRPKLRKLKVLATHGTQDQVLPIFLGRATNDYLRTLQLDYTYKEYEMAHEVNMDCLNDVKQWLSDQVIEL, encoded by the coding sequence ATGCCTTTTTCACTCAAACATATAAAAAAAGAACCTGGCCAGAAGTCTGAGGGTAAGCCTCCAATGTTAATTATGCTGCATGGACTAGGAAGTAATGAGCAGGATCTCTTCTCATTTGCCCCCCTTCTTGACCCTAAATTTTTAATTGTAAGCGTACAGGCCCCAATTTCTTATGGTTTTGGTGGCTACGCCTGGTTTAACATTGATTTAACTAGTGGTATCCCTAGTGCTAATATTCAGCAGGTTATGCATGCCCGTCGCTTGCTCAATAGTTTTATTAATGAAGCTATAGACACTTATGATCCGGATCTGGATCATATTTATCTATGCGGTTTTAGTCAGGGTGCCATCATGAGTTATGCCAGTGCTTTTAGTGAGCTATCTCAGATAAGAGGAATTGTAGCTATGAGCGGTTATATTTTACGAGAGCTTACCCCTCAGGTGAGTTTCAGACCTAAATTGAGAAAGCTAAAAGTGTTAGCCACACATGGTACTCAAGATCAGGTTTTACCCATCTTTTTGGGCAGGGCTACTAACGATTATTTGCGCACACTGCAATTAGATTACACTTACAAGGAGTATGAAATGGCCCATGAAGTAAACATGGACTGTCTAAATGATGTAAAGCAATGGCTATCAGATCAGGTAATTGAACTGTAG
- a CDS encoding DNA-3-methyladenine glycosylase I — protein sequence MIKEPKRCDWCLKDQLYKNYHDHEWGVAVHDDKQWFEKIILDGAQAGLSWYTILTKRENYRKAYHQWDVEKIAAYGDKDFKRLMLDAGIVRNKLKILASITNAQAFLQIQEEFGTFDQYIWRFTGYQTIINYPETLVDVPATSPESDAMSRDLKKRGFKFVGSTICYAFMQACGMVDDHLVSCWRKAKL from the coding sequence ATGATAAAAGAACCAAAGCGATGCGACTGGTGCTTAAAAGATCAGTTGTATAAAAATTATCACGATCATGAGTGGGGGGTAGCTGTACATGATGATAAACAATGGTTTGAAAAAATCATTCTTGATGGAGCACAGGCAGGGCTAAGCTGGTATACTATTCTTACAAAAAGAGAAAACTACCGTAAAGCTTATCATCAATGGGATGTTGAAAAAATAGCTGCCTACGGCGATAAGGATTTTAAACGATTAATGTTGGATGCGGGTATTGTACGTAATAAACTGAAAATTTTAGCCTCTATTACCAATGCGCAGGCCTTTCTTCAGATACAGGAAGAGTTTGGTACTTTTGATCAATATATATGGAGATTTACCGGCTATCAGACCATCATTAATTATCCTGAAACCTTAGTAGATGTTCCTGCTACCAGTCCGGAGTCGGATGCTATGAGTCGTGATTTAAAAAAGAGAGGGTTTAAGTTCGTGGGATCTACCATATGTTACGCTTTTATGCAGGCTTGTGGAATGGTAGATGATCATTTGGTAAGCTGTTGGAGAAAAGCAAAATTGTGA
- a CDS encoding Gfo/Idh/MocA family protein, producing the protein MKALQLGILSVSGFFKKRIAIPVPKSPLIDISAIASRSLDKAQNAAQEYAISKAYGSYEELLADQDIEAVYIPLPNHLHAQFIKQAADAGKHILCEKPIALDANEATECITYAENKGVKVMEAFMYRFHPQWQHVRELIRMKEIGKVLHVHCFFGYNNTDPNNIRNQAEAGGGAIMDIGCYAVSCSRFIFDAEPKRVMALTTYDDKFGTDILSSGTLDFGEGRAQFTIATQIFPYQRVVVNGTGGIISIDIPFNTPSDVESRITITNSVGTREVLISPEDQYILEFEAFAKAIREDTSVPTPPSDAIANMKVLDALRKSGKENQWISI; encoded by the coding sequence ATGAAAGCTCTACAGTTAGGCATCCTTAGTGTGTCAGGATTTTTTAAAAAGAGAATAGCTATTCCTGTACCCAAATCTCCATTAATAGATATTAGTGCTATCGCATCCCGCTCATTAGACAAAGCACAAAATGCAGCTCAGGAATATGCTATCTCTAAAGCTTATGGAAGCTATGAAGAACTGCTGGCAGACCAAGATATTGAAGCTGTTTACATACCACTTCCTAACCATTTGCATGCTCAGTTTATTAAACAGGCAGCAGATGCAGGCAAACATATCCTGTGCGAAAAGCCTATTGCGCTTGATGCAAACGAAGCTACTGAATGTATTACTTATGCAGAAAACAAAGGTGTAAAAGTAATGGAAGCTTTTATGTATCGTTTTCATCCCCAGTGGCAGCATGTAAGAGAGCTCATACGAATGAAAGAGATTGGCAAAGTATTGCATGTTCATTGCTTCTTTGGGTACAATAATACCGATCCTAATAACATCAGAAATCAGGCTGAAGCAGGTGGGGGAGCCATTATGGATATCGGCTGCTATGCGGTATCCTGTAGTCGTTTTATATTTGATGCGGAGCCTAAAAGGGTTATGGCATTAACCACCTATGATGACAAGTTTGGTACTGATATTCTTTCTAGTGGAACTTTAGACTTTGGAGAGGGTAGAGCTCAGTTTACCATCGCAACGCAAATATTTCCTTACCAAAGGGTAGTGGTTAATGGCACGGGGGGGATAATAAGCATTGATATTCCTTTTAATACTCCATCAGATGTGGAAAGTAGAATAACAATAACCAATAGCGTGGGCACTAGAGAAGTGTTAATATCACCGGAAGATCAGTACATTTTGGAATTTGAGGCATTTGCCAAAGCCATACGAGAAGATACTTCTGTACCGACACCCCCTTCAGATGCTATTGCAAACATGAAAGTGCTGGATGCTTTAAGGAAGTCCGGAAAAGAAAACCAGTGGATTAGTATTTAA
- a CDS encoding McrC family protein, whose protein sequence is MRETNSRRIQILEHQRLKIGEYYHGVLFTRQDWQALLNESERHYPPYFKITHNGIKALNYVGFVSVPGLTLEILPKTSISNKNGLHKLLLDMLAYCQMIPPIHNELLLSSAQGSLHQYFISAFVEEVDQLVKEGLLKKYRTEVRNQNKFCGRVKLSEHIKHNHTHKERVYAEHQLLDEDHHLHHLLASALNVLDQTFLSQDLQFRIARLLHELPNVDNFKKQLSLNCKFQYRENRYKKAMHWAQFVLNKLKPSFSLGQQHSISCMIDMQALFEKYVAKRLQEAAINLDCRVQFQPKSKFWMKRSIRPDMVLVTPEQDKVILDTKWKILKNAQPDDADLKQIYIYNRIVGARRGILLYPEQGDIEAYASDYYHPEDTAVSCELAFVNLVDKNTGQLSTAWADELLAKILAQALV, encoded by the coding sequence ATGAGAGAGACTAATAGCAGACGTATTCAAATCCTTGAACACCAGAGATTAAAAATAGGCGAGTACTATCATGGTGTATTGTTTACCAGACAAGATTGGCAGGCTTTACTTAATGAAAGTGAGAGGCATTATCCTCCATATTTTAAAATCACTCATAATGGTATAAAAGCTCTTAATTATGTAGGCTTTGTTAGTGTACCCGGTCTTACTTTAGAAATCTTACCTAAAACTTCCATTTCTAACAAAAATGGCCTACATAAGCTTCTGCTTGATATGCTAGCCTATTGCCAGATGATTCCGCCTATACACAATGAGCTTTTATTATCATCTGCTCAAGGTAGTTTACACCAATACTTTATTAGCGCATTTGTGGAAGAAGTGGATCAGCTAGTAAAAGAAGGGCTGCTTAAAAAATACCGTACTGAAGTTCGTAACCAAAACAAATTTTGTGGAAGAGTGAAACTGAGCGAGCACATCAAACACAACCATACTCATAAGGAAAGGGTCTATGCCGAACATCAGTTACTTGATGAAGACCATCACTTACATCATTTATTGGCTTCCGCACTTAATGTTCTGGATCAAACTTTTTTAAGTCAGGATTTACAATTTAGAATTGCTCGTTTGCTGCATGAATTACCTAATGTAGATAATTTTAAAAAGCAGCTCTCATTAAATTGTAAATTTCAATACCGTGAAAATAGGTACAAAAAAGCTATGCATTGGGCTCAGTTTGTTCTAAACAAGTTAAAGCCAAGCTTTTCTTTAGGTCAGCAGCATAGCATTAGCTGCATGATAGATATGCAGGCTCTTTTTGAGAAATACGTGGCTAAGCGTTTGCAGGAAGCTGCTATCAATTTAGATTGCCGTGTTCAATTTCAGCCAAAAAGTAAATTCTGGATGAAGCGAAGCATCCGACCAGATATGGTTTTGGTTACCCCTGAACAAGATAAAGTTATACTGGATACCAAGTGGAAAATTTTAAAAAATGCACAACCGGATGATGCAGATCTGAAGCAGATATACATTTATAACCGTATCGTAGGGGCGCGTAGGGGAATTTTACTATATCCAGAACAGGGAGATATTGAAGCCTATGCGTCTGACTATTACCACCCGGAAGATACAGCGGTAAGCTGTGAGTTAGCATTTGTGAATTTAGTAGATAAAAATACAGGTCAGCTTTCTACGGCTTGGGCAGATGAATTATTAGCCAAAATTTTAGCGCAAGCTTTAGTTTAA
- a CDS encoding 6-pyruvoyl trahydropterin synthase family protein, translating to MKVSVFRKEHFNAAHRLHNPEWSEEKNRSVFGKCNNPNYHGHNYELIVKVSGYPDPQTGYVCDMKWLSDLIKKEVTKKFDHKNLNLDVEDFKKLNPTAEHIAIVIWNKLRAHIDEELDLKVTLYETERNFVEYPS from the coding sequence ATGAAAGTAAGTGTATTCAGAAAGGAACATTTTAATGCAGCTCATCGGCTTCACAATCCTGAGTGGTCAGAAGAGAAAAACAGATCTGTATTTGGCAAATGTAATAACCCTAATTATCACGGGCATAACTATGAGCTTATCGTTAAAGTAAGCGGTTATCCAGACCCTCAAACAGGCTATGTATGTGACATGAAGTGGTTAAGTGATCTGATCAAAAAAGAAGTCACCAAAAAATTTGACCATAAAAACTTAAATTTGGACGTAGAAGACTTCAAAAAGTTGAATCCGACCGCTGAGCATATTGCCATCGTGATTTGGAATAAACTGAGAGCTCACATTGATGAAGAACTTGATTTAAAAGTAACCTTATATGAAACTGAAAGAAACTTTGTTGAATACCCGTCCTGA
- a CDS encoding alpha/beta hydrolase, with protein sequence MKNFLLLTILAITMLTNCLYAQDKVIPLYKGAAPGSESWTQKEAENNNNSWNTRVVYNVTEPTLTYFAPDKSKANGTAVVICPGGGFKALSIDSEGYDVARWLNRKGISCFVLKYRLVETLSDDPVKELFSDSQDQKERERKTKEVIKLALQDGLNSVSYVRNNASEYDIDVNKIGIMGFSAGGTVTASVAYNYNNTSKPNFIAPIYLQYEWTIKNEVPNNAPPMFILAASNDQLGLAPHSIDLYQDWVKAGNQAELHMYAEGGHGFGMRTQHLPSDNWIELFYDWLNNIKL encoded by the coding sequence ATGAAAAATTTTTTACTCCTCACAATTCTTGCTATTACCATGCTTACTAATTGCCTCTACGCGCAAGATAAAGTTATTCCACTATACAAAGGCGCTGCTCCGGGTTCTGAGAGTTGGACTCAAAAGGAAGCGGAAAACAATAACAATTCATGGAATACCAGAGTAGTTTATAATGTAACTGAACCTACTTTAACCTATTTTGCTCCGGATAAGTCTAAGGCTAATGGTACCGCAGTTGTCATTTGTCCGGGTGGGGGATTTAAAGCGCTCTCTATAGATAGTGAAGGATATGATGTGGCACGCTGGCTCAACAGAAAGGGTATAAGTTGCTTTGTTCTTAAGTACCGTTTGGTAGAAACTCTTTCTGACGACCCGGTTAAAGAACTTTTTTCTGACTCTCAGGATCAGAAAGAAAGAGAAAGAAAAACTAAAGAAGTAATCAAACTGGCTTTACAAGATGGTCTTAATTCCGTGAGTTATGTGCGTAATAATGCCAGCGAGTACGATATTGATGTGAATAAGATTGGCATTATGGGTTTTTCAGCTGGCGGAACAGTTACCGCTTCGGTAGCATATAATTACAATAATACTTCAAAACCTAACTTTATTGCTCCTATCTATTTACAGTATGAATGGACTATAAAAAACGAGGTTCCTAATAATGCTCCACCTATGTTTATTCTAGCTGCTAGTAATGATCAGCTGGGGTTAGCGCCTCATAGTATAGATTTGTATCAGGACTGGGTTAAAGCAGGAAATCAGGCAGAGTTGCATATGTATGCAGAGGGTGGCCATGGTTTTGGTATGAGAACTCAACACCTTCCTTCTGATAATTGGATAGAATTATTTTATGATTGGCTGAATAATATTAAACTATAA
- a CDS encoding TonB-dependent receptor plug domain-containing protein has product MKSIKAKVLAFLLVTGMPLSDLLAQSQSDDLFEMSLNDLMDIEIVSASKKSENVFDTPVSSYSITRSEIINSGVTSIPEALRLCPGVVVRETTNGNYDIHLRGFDNLPRYTMPFDQMNLITLVMIDNRPVFNYNMGGTNWESLPIDIVDVERIEVVKGPTSPLFGPNAVSGVINIITKKAKNQGLYTSANAQLDQLGSTLGSIAIGNKFNEKFSVIASANFQDRKRHDDLYYFYAEDQFVENVSGANNAEEAYPDTESSLEKFGANAFISYEATEDAGVNLSLGLQDARVQRPYLPEEAALSFNSNNSKYVNLNAYYLGLNARVSYNNGYDNLRLGSFSSNGTTISTEYDFDVTDIMLDYQWMVSKKLSLRPGFNYQNATYDDSQYANQSPSGGFLNDKRTVTSTGGSFRVDYFPIENLRLISAIRADKFNVPDKLYTSYQFASTYKIADKFLLRASHAKSNSGAFVANTSLNINLSTDLAFDGPGSGPFVISQSHGNEDIKLTTITATEIGFRGQIREHFQLDLELFYQEIDNISMIVKNNTTYEPTGLEPPYPPVIPVLIENRYENLPLTGIQNGLTLSANYVANSKLQLKPFITVQHTEVKNLPRATNNMPLDPVTNPGNLSITDDLDHESTPSVYGGGFINFAASKRLNTNVSAYFFGKHTQYTSLDNDPNRNTTVREIDGKMLLNAKVSYVLIDHLKLYLSGRNLLNQDGREFYGTDRISATYYAGLSYNF; this is encoded by the coding sequence ATGAAAAGTATTAAGGCTAAGGTATTGGCTTTTCTGCTCGTTACAGGTATGCCATTATCCGACCTTTTAGCTCAATCTCAGAGTGATGACCTATTCGAAATGTCTTTAAATGATCTGATGGACATAGAAATAGTATCAGCGTCTAAAAAATCTGAGAATGTCTTTGATACCCCGGTATCCAGCTATTCAATTACTAGAAGTGAAATTATTAACTCAGGCGTTACTTCTATACCTGAAGCTTTGAGACTGTGTCCCGGAGTGGTAGTTAGAGAAACGACAAATGGTAATTATGATATTCACTTACGTGGGTTTGACAATTTGCCACGTTATACAATGCCATTTGACCAGATGAATCTTATTACCCTGGTCATGATTGACAACCGCCCTGTTTTTAATTACAATATGGGGGGGACAAACTGGGAGTCATTACCAATAGACATTGTAGATGTAGAAAGAATTGAGGTTGTAAAAGGCCCCACTTCTCCCCTTTTTGGTCCAAATGCAGTATCAGGTGTAATAAATATCATTACTAAAAAGGCAAAAAACCAAGGTCTTTATACTTCAGCTAATGCTCAATTGGATCAACTGGGTTCAACTTTAGGCAGTATCGCCATAGGTAATAAATTTAATGAAAAGTTTAGCGTCATAGCTTCGGCCAACTTTCAGGACAGAAAAAGACATGATGACCTTTATTACTTCTACGCAGAAGATCAGTTTGTAGAAAACGTATCGGGAGCCAATAATGCGGAAGAGGCTTATCCTGACACTGAATCTTCTCTGGAAAAATTTGGTGCTAATGCTTTTATATCTTATGAAGCTACAGAAGATGCAGGTGTAAATTTATCTTTAGGTTTACAGGATGCAAGAGTACAACGCCCTTACTTACCGGAAGAGGCGGCATTATCATTTAACAGCAATAATAGTAAGTATGTAAATCTGAACGCATACTACCTGGGTCTTAATGCCAGAGTATCCTACAATAACGGTTATGATAATTTAAGGCTAGGTTCCTTCTCCTCCAATGGTACAACAATTTCTACAGAGTATGACTTTGATGTAACTGATATCATGCTTGATTACCAATGGATGGTTAGCAAAAAGCTTAGTTTAAGACCTGGCTTTAATTATCAGAATGCTACCTATGATGATTCTCAATATGCTAATCAATCTCCAAGTGGAGGTTTCCTGAATGACAAGAGAACGGTAACCTCTACCGGAGGTTCATTCAGGGTTGACTACTTTCCTATAGAAAACCTAAGATTAATTTCGGCAATCAGAGCAGATAAATTCAATGTGCCAGATAAGCTCTACACCTCTTATCAGTTTGCATCTACTTATAAAATAGCAGATAAGTTTTTACTTAGAGCATCACATGCCAAGTCTAATAGTGGAGCATTTGTAGCTAATACTTCCTTAAATATTAATCTATCAACAGATTTAGCATTTGATGGCCCAGGTAGTGGTCCATTTGTTATTTCCCAGAGTCATGGTAATGAAGATATCAAGTTGACTACAATTACAGCTACTGAGATTGGATTTAGAGGACAGATTAGAGAGCACTTCCAGCTAGACCTGGAGCTTTTTTATCAGGAGATTGATAACATCAGCATGATTGTTAAAAACAACACAACTTATGAGCCTACTGGCCTGGAGCCACCCTACCCTCCTGTGATCCCAGTATTGATTGAAAACAGATACGAAAATCTTCCTTTGACAGGAATACAAAATGGATTAACCTTATCTGCAAACTACGTTGCTAATAGTAAACTACAGTTAAAACCTTTTATAACTGTTCAGCATACAGAAGTTAAAAACTTACCTCGTGCAACTAACAACATGCCGTTAGATCCAGTCACTAATCCGGGTAACCTATCTATAACAGATGATCTGGATCATGAAAGCACACCAAGTGTATACGGAGGAGGATTTATTAATTTTGCCGCAAGTAAACGACTTAATACTAATGTTAGTGCCTATTTCTTCGGTAAGCACACCCAATATACTTCATTAGACAATGACCCTAACCGTAATACCACAGTGAGAGAAATAGACGGAAAGATGTTACTCAATGCTAAAGTATCCTACGTTCTGATAGACCATTTAAAACTCTATTTGAGCGGACGTAACCTATTGAACCAGGATGGCCGAGAGTTTTACGGAACAGACAGAATCAGTGCTACTTATTATGCTGGATTAAGTTACAATTTCTGA
- a CDS encoding AAA family ATPase gives MNEIMVLPPLNQIFYGPPGTGKTFHSIREAVRIVEQLDKDSFESQYPVSQQNLVQQKFTRYQKEGKIAIITFHPSFTYEDFVEGLKPFKNEKDDLYYDIEDGIFKQICLNASYSLYQHQQKRLLEKNSGQYKRNFEAIYYEFLDYLKRMMRDDSQEVIFETKSEKPLFLVDINKNDTLQFRYERGSRNYGVTKASMALMYRHFDSPEDIVHVNEDIYRVTGKSNTSLYWSVFNRLKIFENTRNTTYNYLLSNRRLMGRPVNDEIYQNMKLEISSFDYDQLTTEDHKQAGKFVLIIDEINRGNISAILGELISLLEPDKRIGQRSGLTTILPYSRERFGVPPNLYVVGSMNTADRSISALDTALRRRFVFSEMRPQPYIIEKLAKQELADNEDRLTIAADTKGQYVKKNNSRKKLHKALSLEKLLRMINARLESLIDREHTIGHAYFIDIYKADDPIQKLREVFYQQLIPLLQEFFYEDYSRMQLVLGKDFFTVSETELDLFFPDTDDEFARFNDNLIKKTYVLRELDDKQFEQAVRRIYERD, from the coding sequence ATGAATGAAATCATGGTCTTACCCCCTCTGAATCAGATTTTTTATGGTCCTCCAGGTACTGGAAAAACTTTCCATAGTATACGTGAAGCAGTCCGTATTGTAGAACAGCTGGATAAAGACAGTTTTGAAAGTCAGTACCCCGTCAGCCAGCAAAATCTAGTACAGCAAAAATTTACCAGGTATCAGAAAGAAGGTAAGATTGCCATTATTACATTTCACCCTTCTTTCACTTACGAGGATTTTGTTGAGGGACTTAAGCCATTCAAAAACGAAAAAGATGATCTGTACTATGACATTGAAGATGGTATCTTTAAACAAATTTGCCTGAATGCTTCATACTCTCTTTACCAACATCAACAGAAAAGATTACTTGAAAAAAATAGTGGTCAGTACAAAAGAAATTTTGAGGCAATTTACTATGAGTTTCTGGACTATCTGAAACGTATGATGCGGGATGATAGCCAGGAAGTTATTTTTGAGACTAAATCTGAGAAACCGCTTTTTCTGGTAGACATTAATAAAAATGATACACTCCAATTCAGGTATGAGCGTGGATCACGAAACTATGGTGTTACTAAAGCCAGCATGGCCCTGATGTATCGCCATTTTGATTCTCCAGAGGATATAGTTCATGTAAATGAAGATATTTATAGAGTTACAGGAAAAAGCAATACCAGTTTATATTGGTCTGTTTTTAACAGACTTAAAATATTTGAAAATACGCGGAATACTACCTATAATTATTTACTCAGTAATCGTAGGTTGATGGGAAGGCCGGTAAATGATGAAATATACCAAAACATGAAACTCGAAATCAGTAGTTTTGACTATGACCAATTGACTACTGAAGACCATAAGCAGGCTGGTAAATTTGTACTAATTATTGATGAGATAAACAGAGGCAACATTTCCGCAATTTTGGGTGAATTGATAAGCTTATTGGAACCTGATAAACGTATTGGTCAGCGTAGCGGATTAACCACTATACTACCCTATTCTCGGGAACGCTTCGGTGTTCCTCCTAATTTGTACGTTGTCGGAAGTATGAATACTGCTGACCGTAGTATTAGCGCTTTAGATACAGCACTACGAAGAAGATTTGTTTTTTCTGAAATGAGGCCTCAGCCTTATATTATAGAAAAGCTTGCAAAACAAGAACTTGCTGATAATGAGGATCGTTTGACTATCGCGGCAGATACCAAAGGACAATATGTCAAAAAGAACAATAGCCGTAAAAAGCTTCACAAAGCACTTAGCCTGGAAAAGCTATTACGGATGATTAACGCCCGATTGGAAAGTCTGATAGATCGGGAACATACCATAGGTCATGCCTATTTTATAGACATATACAAAGCTGATGATCCCATACAAAAGCTACGCGAAGTTTTCTATCAACAACTTATACCCTTACTACAGGAATTTTTTTACGAAGACTATAGTAGAATGCAATTAGTGCTTGGTAAAGATTTTTTTACAGTCTCGGAAACTGAATTAGACCTATTTTTTCCTGATACAGATGATGAATTTGCTAGGTTTAATGATAATCTCATAAAAAAGACGTATGTTTTGCGTGAATTAGACGATAAGCAATTTGAACAGGCTGTCAGGAGAATTTATGAGAGAGACTAA
- a CDS encoding GbsR/MarR family transcriptional regulator, translated as MKLTEEELQYETENLGLVLDELGITPMAGRVLAYLMLSDPPHRSFDEIVDHLQASKSTISTSLKYLGQIDMIRYKTIPGDRRRYFSVAPDRWIAQINVHDKFRAMVGILNRVLELRSANDKDELASSLEEVRDMYLYFETEIPKMFERWEKIKKERREQLK; from the coding sequence ATGAAATTGACAGAAGAAGAACTACAGTACGAAACAGAAAACCTAGGTTTAGTATTAGACGAGCTAGGCATTACTCCTATGGCAGGCAGGGTTCTGGCCTACCTTATGCTATCAGATCCACCTCACCGCTCTTTTGACGAAATAGTAGATCACCTTCAGGCTAGCAAGAGCACGATTAGTACATCGCTAAAATATCTTGGCCAAATTGATATGATCAGGTACAAAACTATTCCCGGAGATCGCAGACGCTACTTTAGTGTAGCCCCAGATCGCTGGATTGCGCAAATCAATGTTCATGATAAGTTTAGAGCAATGGTAGGTATACTCAATAGAGTGCTGGAGCTTCGTTCAGCAAATGATAAAGATGAGCTGGCCTCATCACTTGAAGAAGTTCGTGATATGTATCTCTATTTTGAAACGGAGATACCGAAAATGTTTGAACGTTGGGAAAAAATTAAAAAAGAAAGAAGAGAACAGCTGAAGTAA
- a CDS encoding SDR family oxidoreductase yields the protein MSLQNKKAIVTGASKGIGLAISKALLNEGVSVAGWSRSKPDYNHANFHHVAADLANEEEVEKAFWVSQDMLGKDIHFLINNAGLGYRGAIEEMPIEKWKQLFDINVHGLFYVTKRIVPEMKRMQEGHIINIASGAGSNGIPNMVAYCGTKHAVVGISHSMHAELRNDGIKVSCLSPGSVYSDFEKNMGVEKSDKNKMMPEDIASAVIHALNTSQNFHYVDMEVRPLQPNKKS from the coding sequence ATGAGTTTACAAAACAAAAAGGCTATAGTTACCGGTGCCAGCAAAGGCATTGGCCTCGCCATAAGTAAAGCACTCCTAAACGAAGGTGTAAGTGTAGCCGGTTGGAGCCGTTCTAAACCTGATTATAATCATGCTAACTTTCACCATGTAGCTGCAGACCTTGCCAATGAAGAAGAAGTTGAAAAAGCTTTTTGGGTAAGCCAGGATATGTTGGGCAAGGATATACATTTTTTGATTAATAATGCTGGGCTGGGTTATCGTGGTGCTATAGAAGAGATGCCTATTGAAAAATGGAAGCAGCTTTTTGATATCAATGTGCATGGACTTTTCTACGTCACTAAAAGAATAGTACCTGAGATGAAACGAATGCAAGAGGGGCATATTATTAATATAGCATCTGGGGCAGGCAGCAATGGAATTCCTAATATGGTGGCATATTGCGGCACCAAGCATGCAGTAGTCGGTATCTCCCATTCCATGCATGCCGAATTACGTAATGATGGCATTAAAGTAAGCTGCTTATCACCGGGCTCCGTCTACTCAGACTTTGAGAAAAACATGGGAGTTGAAAAATCTGATAAAAACAAGATGATGCCTGAGGATATTGCTTCTGCTGTTATTCATGCGCTGAATACCAGTCAAAATTTTCATTATGTTGATATGGAAGTGAGACCTTTACAACCCAATAAAAAATCTTAA
- a CDS encoding BLUF domain-containing protein, with amino-acid sequence MLNDLYAIAYLSVSRSEFNRPEFSKLATQARHHNAELDISGYLCYTEGVFFQYLEGSRHEVTTLMNAIENDHRHTVINLLHIGNIKERKFMGWAMRYMDDEESEQAHLEDMIQWIVFNVKTELMALDTLKKNIYQMVQKIKLMRNAPQVG; translated from the coding sequence ATGTTAAATGATTTGTACGCCATTGCTTACCTAAGTGTATCCCGTAGCGAATTCAACAGACCTGAATTTTCTAAATTAGCTACCCAGGCTCGTCATCACAATGCAGAGCTAGATATCAGCGGATATTTATGTTATACCGAAGGTGTTTTTTTTCAGTATCTGGAAGGTTCCAGGCATGAAGTTACAACACTCATGAACGCAATTGAGAATGACCATAGGCACACCGTCATCAATCTTTTACATATCGGAAATATCAAAGAAAGAAAATTTATGGGGTGGGCCATGCGCTATATGGATGATGAAGAGTCTGAACAAGCACATCTTGAAGACATGATCCAATGGATAGTTTTTAATGTAAAAACGGAGCTTATGGCTTTGGATACTTTAAAAAAGAATATCTACCAGATGGTTCAAAAAATTAAGCTCATGAGAAATGCCCCTCAGGTGGGATAA